The Rhodothermales bacterium genome includes the window ACGAGCCTTCAGGCATCCGCCTTGCCTGGCAGGCGTCGGAGGCTGCCGACCACGCCGGCTATTTGCTGGATCGTGACACGCGGCCGGATCAGGCTACCCCGCTGGCGCAGCTGGGACCCGTCACTGTCTATTTGGACACCACCGCTGCCGAGCGGGTGTTCTACATCTACCGGTTGACTCCCTTCGATGCCTCGGGCAATCTCGGAGAACCAGCCTTCGCGCAGGCACAACGTGCAGACCGGACCGCCCCGTCCACCCCTTCCGTCACCGTTGCGAACGCCGAAGGCGCACGGGTGCGTCTCACGTGGCAACCGGCCAGTGCGCCGGATCTGGAGCGCTACCTGGTCGTCGCCCGCTCGCTCGCCACAGGCGTCAGCGATACCACGGCCATCCCGCCCCCCCTGCACGTGTTTGAGGAAGCCGTCGAGCCCGGCGATGCCCGAACCTATCAGGTCGCCGCCGGTGATTCGACCGGCAACTCCTCGCCGTTTTCGGAGCCGGTGCTCGGCATCGCGCGTGCCGACTGGGCCCGGGTCCGTCTGCTTGGCGCCGGCTCCACGCCGGGGCTGCGCGCACTGCCCGGCACCGGTACCGAGCTGCCGGGCTCGCTAGCCGAGGATCCCCTGTCAGGTGAGCCCGTGGGCACGTCCTCGCCTGCCGAGGCCTTCTGGTATTCGGGCGATGGACTCCGTGCCGACTCTGCCGCACAGGTGCCGCTGGACGGACTGTTTTTCAGGCACCCGGTCACGGCCGGCTGGAACTACGTCGGCAATCCGTTCGATATCACCGTGGACTGGCTGCGCGTCCTGGAGGCGTCCGGAACGGCCGGCTCGCTCCTCGCTTATCGGGACGGTATCTGGCAACCGGTTCGAAGGCTCGTGCCCGGCGAGGGCTATGCCTGGTACAATGGCGAGGGAACGTCCGAACTTCTGATTCCGCACCTTTCCGGACCTGTGCCCGGAGTTCGATCGTCGAGTAGCGTGGTGGTCCTGGAAGCCGGACACACGACCGCCGAGATGCACCTGGACGCGACCCCCTGGGCGGACGCCTTGGCGCCGCTGCCACCCAATCCGTGGCAGCCGGAGCAACTGGCCGTACGACCTGTCGGATGGTCCGACTGGGTCTCCAGGATCGCCGTTGGTGCGTGGCCAGGGTTTGAGGTGCGCCTGCCGGTAGACGCGGAGCGCCTGTTCGTGCGAGGAGTGCCGCCTGGCATGGTCGCACTGGTCACGCCTGGATCCGGCCTTGAGTGGGCTGTTCCCGAGGCCGGCCTGGCAGTGCCGCCGGGCGGCGGATCGATGCTGCTGAGACTGGCACCTGACGTGGTGGGAGCGCCGAGGCCCATTCTGCTGCCTCCGTACCCGAATCCGGCCAGCAGCCGCTTGAGCGTCGACTTCGGCCTGTCCGTGCCGGGACCGATAAGCCTTGAACTGATAGACACGCTGGGGCGCACGGTTCGCACGCTCGAAAGGGGCACGTTTGGTGCGGGCATGCACACGGTGGTGCATCGGCCGAATCTGCCTGGGGGGACCTACCTGCTTCGACTGCGAGCGGAGGGGGTTACGCTTTCCCGGACGGTGGTGATCATTCGTTAGGTGTTGCACCTCAGCGATCACCCGCGCCGGTAAATCACGTCCGCCTGCAGCGCCTCGCCTGTCTCCGGCACTACCTGCCCGATGCCCACATCAAACGAAACGGGCCGGTACCCGCGCTCCACGAGCCACGCGTGCACCTCGTCAAACAGCGGCTGGCCGCCGTAGAGCTCCACGAAAGACAACTCCAGCTCCAGGAGCGGGAGCCGATCCAGCTTCGCTTCCGCACCGCGCAGCACGTCCAGCTCGGTGCCCTGGGTATCGACCTTCAGGAGACCCGGACCGTCGGGCAGCGCCAACTCGGGCCACATCGCGTCCAACCGCCGTACTACCACCTCTTCCCCCCCCTGGTAGCCCGCGCCCGGAGCCAGGGCTTCGTGGGCGTCCGCCATGTCCAGCAGCGAGCTGGAGTACGAGTTGGCAGCGACGTTCAGGGTGGCCGTCCCGTTTTCCAGTCCCAGTCCGCACCGGTGTGCCTGCCAGAGCCCATCGCCCGAGATGGTGCCTTCAAGCATGCCGAACGCGGCGGATGCCGGCTCGAACGAGTGGATGGCACCCTGGTAACCCTGATCCCGGAGGATGAGGCCGTACTCGCCTCGGTTGGCTCCCACGTCCAGCACGAAGCGTACACCGGTCGAATCCATGAGCCGCTGGCGACGCAGCCGCGCGTCATCCTCAACGCCGTATCGGATCATGTCGTACCCGAATCGGCGCAGCAGTCCCCGGACCAATCGTTTCATGCGTGCTGGTAGCTCATTGGAGACGGCGAGAATAGGGCGATGGCCTCCGAGGGGCAATTCAGAGGCCCGCGCGGGCTGTCCGCAATTCGCTCTTACTTCGCGAGCCGACCGGGACGCACCGATATCTTTGAGGTTTGAGGGTCCCTGCGTACCAATCCACCCTATCTCTGGAAGCCCTTCCAATGATTCTGGTAACCGGCGCCGCTGGACAACTGGGCAACGACCTGGTCGGGGCCCTGGTGGCCCGCCACGGCAAATCCGCGGTCCTCGCCACCGACCTCCGGTGCTGCGACCAACTGGCGCAGACCGGCGCGGACACGGCAGCCCTCGACGTCACCGATGCACAGGCGGTCGCCTCCTTCATGGAGGAAGGTCGATTCGATCAGATCTATCACCTGGCCGGCATCCTGTCCGCCCGCGGCGAAAAGCAGCCGGATCTCTGCTGGAACGTCAATGTGAACGGCCTCAAGAACGTGCTGGATGCCGTGCGCGGCACCAAGACCCGTGTCTTCTGGCCGTCGTCGATCGCCGTGTTCGGGCCTGACACCCCCAAACACCGCACGCCGCAGGTCACGATCAAGAACCCGACCACCATGTACGGCGCGGCCAAGGCAGCAGGCGAGCTGCTGTGCGATTACGCGGCGCGCAAGTTCGGAGTGGATGTGCGATCGGTGCGCTATCCGGGCATCATCAGCTATGGTGCACCTCCCGGTGGCGGCACGACCGACTTTGCCGTGGACATGTTCGTGCAGGCCGTTCGACACGGCCAATACACCTGCTTCGTGCGCGGTTCTACCCGACTGCCCATGATGTACGGCCCGGATGCCGTCAAGGCCGCCCTGGACCTGATGCACGCGTCGCCGGCGTCGATTTCGGTGCGCACCAGCTACAATCTGACGGCGTTCAGCTTTTCCGCGGCGGAGCTCGCGGAAGCCATCGAGAGCCGAGTGCCCGGGTTCGTCTGTGACTATGAGCCGGATTTCCGCCAGGCCATTGCCGACACCTGGCCACAGGTGATAGACGACTCCCGCGCCAGGCAGGACTGGGGCTGGCACCCCGACTATGACATCACCGCCATGGTGGACGACATGCTCAGCCACCTGGTAGACCCCGCGACGTCCCATGTTTGACACCGCCGCCGATCAGATCCGCGCAATCCTGGACGACATCCGGGAATCCGGTCTCTACAAGGAAGAGCGCGTCATCACCTCCGACCAGGCTGCCGAGATCGAAGTCTCTGGCGGTCAGGAAGTGATCAACTTCTGCGCCAACAACTACCTCGGACTGTCCAATCACCCCGAGTTGATCAAGGCGGCTCAGCGCGGCCTGGAGCACTACGGATTCGGCCTCTCCAGTGTGCGGTTCATCTGTGGCACGCAGACCATCCACAAGGAACTCGAAGCGCGCGTCGCCGAGTTCCTCGGCACCGAGGATACCATCCTCTATGCGGCCTGCTTCGACGCCAACGGCGGGCTCTTCGAAACGCTGCTGGACAAGGAATGCGCGGTCATATCGGACCAGCTGAACCACGCCTCGATCATTGACGGCGTGCGTCTCTCCAAGGCTGCCCGGTATCGCTACAACAACGGAGACATGAACCACCTTGAGCAGTGCCTCAAGGAGGCTTCCGGGGCCAAACGCACATTGATCACGACCGACGGGGTCTTCTCCATGGACGGGTCGATCGCCAAACTGGACGAGATCTGCGATCTGGCTGACCGCTACGGGGCCATGGTTCACTTCGACGACTGTCACGCCACCGGATTCTTCGGCCCCACAGGTAGGGGCACGCATGAGTACTGCGGTGTGATGGATCGCGTAGACATCATCACCTCCACGCTCGGCAAGGCCCTCGGCGGGGCGATGGGCGGATTTACATCCGGTCGCAAGGAAGTGATTGAACTGCTGCGGCAGCGTTCCCGCCCGTACCTGTTCTCCAATTCGCTGGCGCCGTCCATTACGTATACCAGCATCAAGGTGCTGGACATGCTGAGTGAAACCACGGCGCTGCGTGACCGGCTGGAGAGCAACACGACGCGCTTCCGGGAGTCCATGACCTCGGCCGGCTTCGACATCAAGCCGGGCGTGCACCCAATCGTTCCGATCATGCTCTACGATGCCCGACTGGCCCAGAACATGGCCGCTGATCTGCTTGACGAGGGCATCTACGTGATCGGATTCAGTTACCCGGTGGTGCCCAAGGGCCAGGCCCGCATTCGTGTCCAGATTTCCGCGGCCCACACGGAGGCTCATCTGGATCGCGCGGTGGATGCATTCACACGGATCGGCCGCAAGCACGGTGTGGTCAGCTAGGCTCGCTCCCGCCCTGCTGGCAGTCACCCTTGCCGGCTGTGCCTCGTCCTGGGAAATCCGGGACCGACCGATTCCGTTTACCGATGAGCGCATCGCCCTGACGGAAGCCTATGCGGAGGCGCGCTATGGCATGCAGGGGCACCGCATCACGCCTCGCATCATTGTGCTGCACTGGACGGCGATCCCGACCCTGGAGGATTCCTACGCGGCCTTTGTGCCGGAGACACTGCCAGGCGCGCGCGGTGATATCGCCTCCGCCGGCGCAGTAAACGTCTCGGTCCCGTTTCTTGTCGACCGGGACGGCACCACCTTTCGTCTTATGCCCGAGACCTGGATGGGCCGCCATGTCATCGGCCTGAACCACGCGGCGATTGGCGTCGAGAATGTGGGGGGCGATGACGGGCGCGACGACATGACCGATGACCAGATCCGGGCCAACGTGCGCCTCGTGGAGTACCTGGTCGAGAAGTATGCGACCATCGAATACCTCATCGGGCACCACGAATACCGCCTGTTCGAGCAACACCCGCTGTGGTTGGAGCGGGATCCCGGTTACCGCACGGAGAAGACCGACCCCGGCGACCGGTTCATGGCGGAGGTCCGGCGACGTGTGCGTGCGTTGCAACTCAAGGGTCCGGAGGAGATTCGCGCCGAATCGGAGCGCATGCCGGACTGAGGTGACTCAGGCTGATTCCTTCTCGGTATCCCAGCCCGGGAAGACGAGTACCGCAGGATGCACCTTGAGTGCGCGAGCCAGGGTCTTGGCGCGCTCCACTCCCAGGTTGATGCGGCCGTTTTCAATCGCCGAGATGGACGATTGGGGGATTCCGGTGAGATCGGCCAGCTGGGCCTGGGTCAGCTCCTGAAGCTCGCGCATGATGCGCACGGACTGGCCTGGAGAAACCTCAATCCGGGATCTGGCCGGCCTGAAGTCTGCGGGGTCAAACTTATCTAATGCGGTAGTCATGGGCCGTGACCTCGGTAAGCATGGAGCCTGCCTATCAATTCTGCGATGCTCTGTGATACTCCATATACGTAATATAGTATATACCTTGCTTAGTATAACGGGACTGACTCCACCCCATAGAGGCCGCCACCCGCTGCACCTGTAACACATTTCGATAACCGCCCGGATCACGCCGCCTGCGCTCGCCGTAGCTTGGCGCCATGTCCAAGACCCCCTCCCGCCTGGCTCTTTGGCTGACGCTCGGCGTCATCGCCAACAGCGCGTACCTCTTTCTGGTCGACGCGGCAAGCCTGTTCTACATCGGAAACGTGGTCGGCCACCTCGTACTGGGGGTCGGAGCGGCCGTCGTCTGGCTGTTTGCCGGCAAGGGCTGGCCGGCGCGCCTCACGGCCGTGGGTGCGGTGTTCACCATCGTCAGCGGCGTACTGCTGGCCAAGATGGGGAATCTGATCCCCAACAGGCCGATTCTGTGGACGCACATCGGGTTCGCCACGGCTGCGTCCGCAGCTGCACTCTGGTGGCTGTCCAGCGCCCTGCCGAAGCAGCGTCGACTGGTTCTCGGAATGGCGGCGGCGACGGTGGCGGCGCTCCTGATCGTGCCGCAGCTCCCGTCGCCCACGCAGGATGTCATCACTAACCCGCTGCTCCCCCCGGCCACGATGGCTGGAGAGGCGATGGGCGGCGAGGACGGCCCTTTCTTCCCGAGCGCGGTCAAGACCGTCAGCGGTGACCTGATTCCGCCGGAATTTTTCCTCGAAAGCCAGACCTGTGGTCGCGTCGGATGTCACCAGGATGCCACGGCCCAGTGGAACGGCTCTGCCCACCATTTCTCGAGCTTCAACAACCAGTGGTACCGCAAGTCCATCGAGTACATGCAGGACGTGGCCGGTCTTCAGCGCCCCCAGTGGTGCGCCGGGTGCCATGACCACGCGCTGCTGTTCAGCGGGCAGATGGCGCAGCCGGTAGAGGACTTCGTGGACACGCCTGCCGCCCAGGCCGGCCTGGCGTGTGTGTCGTGCCATGCCATCAAGGAGGTCGGCTCGACCATGGGCAACGGCGACTTCACGCTGGAATTCCCGCCACTGCATGACCTCGCAACCAGCGACAACCCGGTGCTGCGCACGGTGCACGACATCCTGCTTGAACTGGACCCTGCGCCGCATCGCGAGACATTCCTGCGCCCCTTCATGCGGGAGCAGCCCTCCGAGTTCTGTTCTTCATGCCACAAGGTGCATCTGGACGAGCCCGTCAACGACTACCGGTGGCTGCGTGGATTCAACACGTATGACAACTGGCAGGCTTCCGGCGTCTCCGGTATGGGAGCGCGGTCGTTCTACGAACCGCCCGAGCCCAAGAACTGTGTTACCTGTCACATGCCGGCGGTCCCGTCTGACGAACCGGCCAGCAAGGGCGGCTACCTGAAGGCGCACCACTTCCCTGCCGCCAATACCGCCGTGCCCACGGCGAACGGTGATTCGACCCAGCTGGCCGCCACGGAGGCTTTCCTGAAGGCGGATCAGATCCGCATCGAGGTTTTCGCAGCGGGAGAGCCCGCTGAGGTCGTGCGTGAACAATCGGCCCCGGATGCCATGGGCCAGCAGGCCACGACATTCGCCGTAGGCATGGAAGCGGGCGATATGGCTGCGGGGCTCACGGCCGCCGCGCGCGCTGTGAGAGCGCCCCTCAGGGACGGTGCGGCCGTGCTGCAACGTGGCCGCGAGGTGCGACTCGACGTTGTGGTGCGCACGATGGGCCTTGGTCACTTCTTCCCTTCCGGAACGGTGGACGCCCAGGAAGCCTGGATCGAACTCAAGGCCGAGACTCCGGACGGGCGTGTGCTTCTCTGGAGCGGCGGTCGCGATGAAGCCGGCCGGGTGGATCCGTCGGCGCACTACTACCGCAACTGGATGGTGGACGCCCGCGGCAACCACCTGGACAAGCGCAACGCCTTCGCCTCCCGCGCCGTGGTGTATGTCAACCTGATCCCGCCCGGCGCGGCTGATGTCGCACACTATCGCCTGTTCGTTCCGGACGATGTGACCGGGGAGGTCCAGGTGAGTGCACAACTCCACTACCGCAAGTTCACCTGGCAGTACACGCATTTCTCCTTCCGCGGCGAGACCAACGACGATGCCGACAAGGCCGTGGGCTACGATGACCGCATCTGGACGCTTGCGGACCAGGTGCTGGACGTGACGGGCGACGTGGAGGAAGTACCGGACCCACCCATCGTCACGATGGCCCGGGACGAAGTCACGCTGCGCATCGCAGACGAACTCGAACAGCCGGTCTCAACCTCCGAAGACCGCGGGTGGTGGAACGACTACGGTATCGCCCTCCTGCGACAGGGCGACCTCAAGAGTGCCGAGCAGGCCTTCCGGCGTGTGGTCGAGCTGGACCCCGGCTACGCGGACGGCTGGGTCAACCTGGCGCGCGTGTATGTGGCCGAAGGTGATCTGGAACCGGCCGCCGAGGTGCTCGCCGAGGCACTTGCAGTGCGTCCCGAGTTCCACAAGGCCCTCTACTTCCGCGGCCTGTACTGGAAAGCCCTGGGCGAATACCAAAACGCCCGCGCGGACCTCACAAGCGTCGCCGAACGCTTCCCCAAGGATCGCGTGGTGCAGAACCAGTTGGGGCGGGTCAACTACCTGGACTCCGAACTCGAGCAGGCCGTTGAGGCGTTTGAACGCGTGCTGCGCATCGACCCGGAGGACCTGATGGCGCACTATAACCTGATGCTGGTGTACCGGGCCCTCGGCAATGCAGAGCGCGCCGAGCAACACGAGATTCGGTACCTGCGCTTCAAGGATGACGAGGCTTCTCAGAGCATCGCCCGTGCTGCAAGGGCCGAAAACGCCTACATCAACAACGAGGCGCAACCGATCCACGATCACGGGTCGGCGCCGACGGGCTTCGGCGGCGGGCGGTAGGCTCCGGCGTTACAGAATCCCGCTCCTCGGGTCATGGGAACAGAACCGCTTCGCTTTCCTTGCATCCATAACGGATGCAAAACGGATGCGCCATGGCGACC containing:
- a CDS encoding T9SS type A sorting domain-containing protein gives rise to the protein MARRSHRIVPGIAVVAVLAAAASFFNPEPPARFVALGGDGGIYLEWEASPTPRVESYRIFRRRDGDSLYFPVIRVPEVQKSYFDTSAVGGVSYWYRIRSIDFFARAGPFSDSVSARFLDTLPPGPPDSLQTEGSERGLFLRWVGPEDRDVNGYEVFRGQAGDPLRAHLESSEPQILDSLAAIGVEYRYAVRTVDFSGNRSLFSDTVQAVLPDLVAPGKPRGFEAIDEPSGIRLAWQASEAADHAGYLLDRDTRPDQATPLAQLGPVTVYLDTTAAERVFYIYRLTPFDASGNLGEPAFAQAQRADRTAPSTPSVTVANAEGARVRLTWQPASAPDLERYLVVARSLATGVSDTTAIPPPLHVFEEAVEPGDARTYQVAAGDSTGNSSPFSEPVLGIARADWARVRLLGAGSTPGLRALPGTGTELPGSLAEDPLSGEPVGTSSPAEAFWYSGDGLRADSAAQVPLDGLFFRHPVTAGWNYVGNPFDITVDWLRVLEASGTAGSLLAYRDGIWQPVRRLVPGEGYAWYNGEGTSELLIPHLSGPVPGVRSSSSVVVLEAGHTTAEMHLDATPWADALAPLPPNPWQPEQLAVRPVGWSDWVSRIAVGAWPGFEVRLPVDAERLFVRGVPPGMVALVTPGSGLEWAVPEAGLAVPPGGGSMLLRLAPDVVGAPRPILLPPYPNPASSRLSVDFGLSVPGPISLELIDTLGRTVRTLERGTFGAGMHTVVHRPNLPGGTYLLRLRAEGVTLSRTVVIIR
- a CDS encoding FkbM family methyltransferase is translated as MKRLVRGLLRRFGYDMIRYGVEDDARLRRQRLMDSTGVRFVLDVGANRGEYGLILRDQGYQGAIHSFEPASAAFGMLEGTISGDGLWQAHRCGLGLENGTATLNVAANSYSSSLLDMADAHEALAPGAGYQGGEEVVVRRLDAMWPELALPDGPGLLKVDTQGTELDVLRGAEAKLDRLPLLELELSFVELYGGQPLFDEVHAWLVERGYRPVSFDVGIGQVVPETGEALQADVIYRRG
- a CDS encoding NAD-dependent epimerase/dehydratase family protein gives rise to the protein MILVTGAAGQLGNDLVGALVARHGKSAVLATDLRCCDQLAQTGADTAALDVTDAQAVASFMEEGRFDQIYHLAGILSARGEKQPDLCWNVNVNGLKNVLDAVRGTKTRVFWPSSIAVFGPDTPKHRTPQVTIKNPTTMYGAAKAAGELLCDYAARKFGVDVRSVRYPGIISYGAPPGGGTTDFAVDMFVQAVRHGQYTCFVRGSTRLPMMYGPDAVKAALDLMHASPASISVRTSYNLTAFSFSAAELAEAIESRVPGFVCDYEPDFRQAIADTWPQVIDDSRARQDWGWHPDYDITAMVDDMLSHLVDPATSHV
- the kbl gene encoding glycine C-acetyltransferase translates to MFDTAADQIRAILDDIRESGLYKEERVITSDQAAEIEVSGGQEVINFCANNYLGLSNHPELIKAAQRGLEHYGFGLSSVRFICGTQTIHKELEARVAEFLGTEDTILYAACFDANGGLFETLLDKECAVISDQLNHASIIDGVRLSKAARYRYNNGDMNHLEQCLKEASGAKRTLITTDGVFSMDGSIAKLDEICDLADRYGAMVHFDDCHATGFFGPTGRGTHEYCGVMDRVDIITSTLGKALGGAMGGFTSGRKEVIELLRQRSRPYLFSNSLAPSITYTSIKVLDMLSETTALRDRLESNTTRFRESMTSAGFDIKPGVHPIVPIMLYDARLAQNMAADLLDEGIYVIGFSYPVVPKGQARIRVQISAAHTEAHLDRAVDAFTRIGRKHGVVS
- a CDS encoding N-acetylmuramoyl-L-alanine amidase — protein: MWSARLAPALLAVTLAGCASSWEIRDRPIPFTDERIALTEAYAEARYGMQGHRITPRIIVLHWTAIPTLEDSYAAFVPETLPGARGDIASAGAVNVSVPFLVDRDGTTFRLMPETWMGRHVIGLNHAAIGVENVGGDDGRDDMTDDQIRANVRLVEYLVEKYATIEYLIGHHEYRLFEQHPLWLERDPGYRTEKTDPGDRFMAEVRRRVRALQLKGPEEIRAESERMPD
- a CDS encoding helix-turn-helix transcriptional regulator; the protein is MTTALDKFDPADFRPARSRIEVSPGQSVRIMRELQELTQAQLADLTGIPQSSISAIENGRINLGVERAKTLARALKVHPAVLVFPGWDTEKESA
- a CDS encoding tetratricopeptide repeat protein, with the translated sequence MSKTPSRLALWLTLGVIANSAYLFLVDAASLFYIGNVVGHLVLGVGAAVVWLFAGKGWPARLTAVGAVFTIVSGVLLAKMGNLIPNRPILWTHIGFATAASAAALWWLSSALPKQRRLVLGMAAATVAALLIVPQLPSPTQDVITNPLLPPATMAGEAMGGEDGPFFPSAVKTVSGDLIPPEFFLESQTCGRVGCHQDATAQWNGSAHHFSSFNNQWYRKSIEYMQDVAGLQRPQWCAGCHDHALLFSGQMAQPVEDFVDTPAAQAGLACVSCHAIKEVGSTMGNGDFTLEFPPLHDLATSDNPVLRTVHDILLELDPAPHRETFLRPFMREQPSEFCSSCHKVHLDEPVNDYRWLRGFNTYDNWQASGVSGMGARSFYEPPEPKNCVTCHMPAVPSDEPASKGGYLKAHHFPAANTAVPTANGDSTQLAATEAFLKADQIRIEVFAAGEPAEVVREQSAPDAMGQQATTFAVGMEAGDMAAGLTAAARAVRAPLRDGAAVLQRGREVRLDVVVRTMGLGHFFPSGTVDAQEAWIELKAETPDGRVLLWSGGRDEAGRVDPSAHYYRNWMVDARGNHLDKRNAFASRAVVYVNLIPPGAADVAHYRLFVPDDVTGEVQVSAQLHYRKFTWQYTHFSFRGETNDDADKAVGYDDRIWTLADQVLDVTGDVEEVPDPPIVTMARDEVTLRIADELEQPVSTSEDRGWWNDYGIALLRQGDLKSAEQAFRRVVELDPGYADGWVNLARVYVAEGDLEPAAEVLAEALAVRPEFHKALYFRGLYWKALGEYQNARADLTSVAERFPKDRVVQNQLGRVNYLDSELEQAVEAFERVLRIDPEDLMAHYNLMLVYRALGNAERAEQHEIRYLRFKDDEASQSIARAARAENAYINNEAQPIHDHGSAPTGFGGGR